In Pseudomonas sp. DNDY-54, a genomic segment contains:
- a CDS encoding PA0069 family radical SAM protein, which translates to MSHHTLLTTPRGRGTAINPDNRFAPTRSEAYDDGWEQDVPATRATEVRFETAKTVLTRNQSPDVGFDRSVNPYRGCEHGCIYCFARPSHAYWDMSPGIDFETRLIAKTNLAERLEQELSKPGYVPQPIALGVNTDAYQPLEREQRLTRQALEILLRFKHPVHIITKGSLVLRDLDLLVPLAEQRLVSVSVSLTTLDDELKRIMEPRAASPSARLRVLRTLHEAGVPVSVMCAPMIPMINDMELERMLEAAREAGAHSAGYVLLRLPHEVATLFDEWLQEHFPQRAAHVMSLVRQSRGGKDYDSRFGSRMRGEGQFAQLLAQRFQLACRRLGCNRRDQNYGLDCTRFAPPGQQMSLI; encoded by the coding sequence ATGTCTCATCACACACTTCTCACCACGCCGCGCGGCCGCGGCACGGCAATCAACCCCGACAACCGCTTCGCCCCGACTCGCAGCGAGGCGTATGACGATGGCTGGGAACAGGACGTACCGGCGACGCGCGCCACCGAAGTACGGTTCGAGACGGCCAAGACCGTGCTCACCCGCAACCAGTCGCCGGACGTGGGCTTCGACCGTTCAGTCAATCCCTATCGGGGCTGTGAGCACGGTTGCATCTACTGTTTTGCGCGGCCTAGCCACGCGTACTGGGATATGTCACCGGGGATCGATTTCGAGACGCGGTTGATCGCCAAGACCAACCTCGCCGAGCGCCTGGAGCAGGAGCTGTCCAAACCCGGCTACGTGCCGCAGCCCATCGCGCTCGGCGTGAACACCGATGCCTATCAGCCGCTTGAGCGCGAACAGCGGCTGACGCGCCAGGCGCTCGAAATTCTGCTGCGCTTCAAGCACCCGGTGCACATCATCACCAAGGGGTCGTTGGTGCTGCGCGACCTGGATCTGCTGGTGCCGCTGGCCGAGCAGCGCTTAGTCAGCGTCTCGGTCAGCCTGACCACGCTGGACGATGAGCTCAAACGCATCATGGAGCCACGCGCGGCGTCGCCTTCGGCGCGGTTGCGCGTGTTGCGCACGCTGCACGAAGCCGGCGTGCCGGTCAGTGTGATGTGTGCGCCGATGATTCCGATGATCAACGACATGGAGCTGGAGCGCATGCTCGAAGCCGCGCGGGAAGCCGGAGCGCACTCGGCCGGCTATGTTCTGCTGAGGTTGCCGCACGAAGTGGCCACGCTGTTCGATGAGTGGCTGCAAGAGCATTTCCCGCAACGTGCGGCGCATGTCATGAGCCTGGTGCGGCAATCGCGTGGCGGAAAGGATTACGACAGCCGCTTCGGCAGCCGAATGCGCGGTGAAGGGCAGTTCGCGCAATTGCTCGCGCAGCGCTTTCAGTTGGCCTGCAGACGCTTGGGGTGCAACCGGCGCGATCAGAATTACGGCCTCGATTGCACTCGCTTCGCACCGCCCGGACAGCAGATGAGCCTGATCTGA
- the coxB gene encoding cytochrome c oxidase subunit II — protein MSRHPRVWMGIGLWSLFSQAQAAWDVNMRSGATDVSRSVFDLHMTIFWICVIIGVLVFAVMFWSMFAHRRSKRLESAHFHENTKVEVLWTIIPLLILIGMAVPATRTLIHIYDASESDVDIQITGYQWKWHYKYLGEDVEFFSNLTTPRDQINNEAPKGEHYLLEVDEPLVIPQGAKVRFLITAADVIHSWWVPDLAVKKDAIPGFINESWTRVEEPGIYRGQCTELCGKDHGFMPVVVEVKSQEDYAAWLGEKKAEAAKLAELTSKEWTLEELTARGEQVYQTNCASCHQPTGEGLPPMFPALKGSPIATGEAEDHISIVVKGAPGTSMPAFGPQLSEVDLAAVITYERNAWGNDKGDMVTPKDVLVFKQAEEATQ, from the coding sequence ATGTCGCGACATCCACGAGTCTGGATGGGGATTGGGCTGTGGTCGCTATTCAGTCAGGCCCAAGCGGCCTGGGACGTGAATATGCGCTCCGGTGCTACGGACGTCAGCCGATCCGTATTCGATTTGCATATGACCATCTTCTGGATCTGCGTGATCATCGGCGTGCTGGTGTTCGCCGTGATGTTCTGGTCGATGTTCGCTCACCGTCGCTCCAAGCGGCTCGAATCGGCGCACTTCCATGAGAACACCAAGGTCGAGGTGCTCTGGACCATCATTCCGCTGTTAATCCTGATCGGCATGGCCGTGCCGGCCACCCGCACGCTGATCCACATCTACGACGCGTCCGAATCCGACGTGGATATCCAGATCACCGGCTATCAGTGGAAGTGGCACTACAAGTATCTGGGTGAGGATGTCGAATTCTTCAGCAACCTCACTACCCCGCGCGATCAGATCAACAACGAGGCCCCCAAGGGTGAGCACTACCTCCTGGAGGTGGACGAGCCGCTGGTGATCCCACAGGGCGCCAAGGTGCGCTTTCTTATCACCGCGGCGGACGTGATCCACTCCTGGTGGGTGCCGGATCTGGCGGTGAAAAAAGACGCGATCCCGGGCTTCATCAACGAATCCTGGACCCGAGTCGAAGAGCCCGGCATCTACCGTGGGCAATGCACCGAACTGTGCGGCAAGGATCATGGCTTCATGCCGGTGGTGGTGGAGGTCAAGTCCCAGGAGGACTACGCCGCCTGGCTGGGCGAGAAGAAAGCAGAAGCGGCCAAGCTCGCCGAGTTGACGAGCAAGGAATGGACGCTCGAAGAGCTCACCGCGCGCGGCGAGCAGGTTTACCAGACCAATTGCGCCTCCTGTCACCAGCCCACGGGCGAAGGCCTGCCGCCGATGTTCCCAGCCCTGAAAGGCTCGCCGATCGCCACCGGCGAAGCCGAAGACCACATCAGCATCGTCGTCAAGGGCGCGCCAGGCACCTCGATGCCTGCGTTCGGCCCGCAATTGTCCGAGGTCGACCTTGCCGCCGTGATTACCTACGAGCGCAACGCGTGGGGCAACGACAAGGGCGACATGGTCACGCCGAAAGACGTGCTCGTCTTCAAACAGGCCGAAGAAGCCACCCAGTAA
- the ctaD gene encoding cytochrome c oxidase subunit I: MSAVIDDHGHAEHDHHHGPAKGLSRWLLTTNHKDIGSMYLWFSFCAFLLGGSMAMVIRAELFQPGLQIVQPEFFNQMTTMHGLIMVFGAVMPAFVGLANWMIPLMIGAPDMALPRMNNFSFWLLPAAFGLLVSTLFMEGGGPNFGWTFYAPLSTTYAPESVTFFIFAIHLMGISSIMGAINVVATVLNLRAPGMTLMKMPLFVWTWLITAFLLIAVMPVLAGVVTMMLMDIHFGTSFFSAAGGGDPVLFQHVFWFFGHPEVYIMILPAFGAVSSIIPAFSRKPLFGYTSMVYATGAIAFLSFIVWAHHMFTVGIPLTGELFFMYATMLIAVPTGVKVFNWVSTMWRGSLTFEAPMLFAVAFVILFTIGGFSGLMLAIAPADFQYHDTYFVVAHFHYVLVPGAIFGIFASAYYWLPKWTGHMYDETLAKLHFWMSFIGMNLAFFPMHFVGLAGMPRRIPDYNMMFANFNMVSSIGAFMFGATQLLFLYIVIKCIKGGPIAAAKPWDGAEGLEWSVPSPAPYHTFSVPPSMEDLHEHRTGPKHD; this comes from the coding sequence ATGAGTGCAGTGATCGACGATCATGGTCATGCCGAGCATGACCATCACCACGGCCCGGCCAAGGGCCTCTCACGCTGGCTGCTGACCACCAACCACAAGGACATCGGCTCGATGTACCTGTGGTTCAGCTTCTGCGCGTTCCTGCTGGGCGGCTCGATGGCGATGGTGATCCGCGCCGAACTGTTCCAGCCGGGCCTGCAGATCGTGCAGCCGGAATTCTTCAACCAGATGACCACCATGCACGGCCTGATCATGGTCTTCGGCGCGGTGATGCCGGCCTTCGTCGGCCTGGCCAACTGGATGATTCCGTTGATGATCGGCGCGCCGGACATGGCCCTGCCGCGGATGAACAACTTCAGCTTCTGGCTGTTGCCTGCCGCGTTCGGGCTGTTGGTCAGCACCTTGTTCATGGAGGGCGGAGGGCCGAACTTCGGTTGGACCTTCTACGCACCGCTGTCGACGACGTACGCGCCGGAGTCGGTGACCTTCTTCATCTTCGCCATTCACCTGATGGGCATCAGTTCGATCATGGGCGCGATCAACGTGGTCGCCACCGTGCTCAACCTGCGTGCGCCGGGCATGACGCTGATGAAGATGCCACTGTTCGTCTGGACCTGGCTGATCACCGCCTTCCTGCTGATCGCAGTGATGCCGGTGCTGGCCGGTGTGGTGACCATGATGTTGATGGACATCCACTTCGGCACCAGCTTCTTCAGCGCGGCCGGTGGCGGCGACCCGGTGTTGTTCCAGCACGTGTTCTGGTTCTTCGGCCATCCCGAGGTGTACATCATGATCCTGCCGGCGTTCGGCGCGGTCAGCTCGATCATTCCGGCGTTCAGCCGCAAGCCGCTGTTCGGCTACACCTCGATGGTCTACGCCACCGGGGCGATTGCGTTCCTTTCGTTCATCGTCTGGGCGCACCACATGTTCACGGTCGGCATCCCGCTGACCGGCGAGCTGTTCTTCATGTACGCGACCATGCTGATCGCCGTGCCGACGGGGGTGAAGGTGTTCAACTGGGTGAGCACGATGTGGCGCGGCTCGCTGACCTTCGAGGCGCCGATGCTGTTCGCCGTGGCCTTCGTCATCCTCTTCACCATTGGCGGGTTCTCCGGGCTGATGCTGGCTATCGCGCCGGCGGACTTCCAGTACCACGACACCTACTTCGTGGTGGCGCACTTCCACTACGTGCTGGTGCCCGGCGCGATCTTCGGCATCTTCGCTTCGGCTTACTACTGGCTGCCCAAGTGGACCGGGCACATGTACGACGAGACGCTGGCCAAGCTGCATTTCTGGATGAGCTTCATCGGCATGAACCTGGCGTTCTTCCCGATGCACTTCGTGGGTTTGGCGGGCATGCCGCGGCGAATCCCGGACTACAACATGATGTTCGCCAACTTCAACATGGTCTCAAGCATCGGCGCCTTCATGTTCGGCGCGACGCAGTTGCTATTCCTGTACATCGTCATCAAATGCATCAAGGGCGGGCCGATCGCGGCGGCCAAACCTTGGGATGGCGCCGAAGGGTTGGAGTGGAGCGTGCCATCGCCGGCGCCTTACCACACCTTCAGCGTGCCGCCGAGCATGGAGGACCTGCACGAACATCGCACGGGGCCCAAGCATGATTAG
- a CDS encoding cytochrome c oxidase assembly protein, protein MSDSLSIPRLVRRLLLVVVAMFAFGFALVPIYDVMCQAFGINGKTAGAYQGAQIVDEGREVRVQFLATNASGMVWEFQPVADQLSVNPGASREMRFVAYNPTDKPMTAQAVPSVSPSKAAAYFHKTECFCFTQQVLQPGERIEMPVRFIVDRDLPADVRHLTLAYTLFDITSRQPPVAVVDQASMVAAKESLQ, encoded by the coding sequence ATGAGCGATTCCCTGTCGATCCCCCGTTTGGTCCGCCGGTTACTGCTGGTGGTCGTGGCAATGTTTGCCTTTGGCTTCGCGCTGGTGCCGATCTACGACGTCATGTGCCAGGCCTTCGGTATCAATGGCAAAACCGCGGGCGCTTACCAGGGCGCACAGATTGTGGATGAGGGCCGTGAGGTACGGGTTCAATTCCTCGCCACCAATGCCTCAGGGATGGTCTGGGAATTCCAGCCGGTTGCCGATCAGCTCAGCGTTAACCCGGGTGCAAGCCGCGAGATGCGCTTCGTTGCCTATAACCCCACCGACAAGCCGATGACCGCCCAGGCGGTGCCGAGCGTTTCGCCATCCAAGGCGGCGGCGTATTTCCACAAGACCGAGTGCTTCTGCTTTACCCAGCAGGTGCTGCAGCCCGGTGAGCGCATCGAGATGCCGGTGCGTTTCATTGTTGATCGTGATTTGCCCGCAGACGTGCGTCACCTGACGCTCGCCTACACCCTGTTCGATATCACGTCTCGCCAACCTCCCGTCGCCGTCGTTGATCAGGCGTCCATGGTGGCGGCCAAGGAGAGTCTGCAATGA
- a CDS encoding cytochrome c oxidase subunit 3: MSQQTTTHENYYVPAQSKWPIVGTLALLTTVYGLGSWFNDLKAGRDEISGPVIFFVGALLIAYMMFGWFGAVVREGRAGLYSAQMDRSFRWGMSWFIFSEVMFFLAFFGVLFYIRYWVGPWLDGDGDKGVSAMLWPNFEYSWPLLNNPDPKVYPAPEGTISPWGLPLINTILLVTSSFTLTWAHHALRKGNRKQLKLGLGLTVLLGAVFLILQIEEYIHAYTELGLTLGSGIYGATFFMLTGFHGAHVTMGAIILTVMLVRSFRGHFTPEQHFGFEAAAWYWHFVDVVWIGLFVFVYVL, translated from the coding sequence ATGAGCCAACAGACCACCACGCACGAGAACTACTACGTTCCCGCCCAGAGCAAATGGCCCATCGTCGGAACGCTGGCGTTGCTGACCACGGTTTACGGATTGGGCAGCTGGTTCAACGACCTCAAGGCCGGCCGTGACGAGATCAGCGGGCCGGTCATCTTCTTTGTCGGCGCACTGCTGATCGCGTACATGATGTTCGGCTGGTTCGGCGCCGTCGTCCGTGAAGGGCGGGCAGGGCTGTACAGCGCGCAGATGGATCGCTCGTTCCGCTGGGGCATGAGCTGGTTCATCTTTTCGGAAGTGATGTTCTTTCTCGCCTTCTTCGGCGTGCTGTTCTACATCCGCTACTGGGTCGGGCCTTGGCTCGATGGCGACGGCGATAAGGGCGTCAGCGCCATGCTCTGGCCGAACTTCGAGTACAGCTGGCCGCTGCTGAACAACCCAGACCCCAAGGTCTATCCCGCCCCGGAAGGCACCATCAGCCCTTGGGGCCTTCCGCTGATCAACACCATCCTGCTGGTCACCTCCAGCTTCACCCTGACCTGGGCGCACCACGCGCTACGCAAGGGCAACCGCAAGCAGCTCAAGCTAGGGCTGGGGCTGACGGTGTTGCTAGGCGCCGTTTTCCTGATCCTGCAGATCGAGGAGTACATCCATGCCTATACAGAGCTTGGTTTGACGCTGGGATCAGGCATCTATGGTGCGACCTTTTTCATGCTCACGGGCTTTCACGGCGCGCACGTGACCATGGGCGCGATCATCTTGACGGTGATGCTGGTGCGCAGCTTCCGCGGGCACTTCACGCCTGAGCAGCACTTCGGGTTCGAGGCGGCAGCCTGGTATTGGCACTTCGTGGACGTGGTGTGGATCGGTCTGTTCGTCTTCGTCTACGTGTTGTAG
- a CDS encoding twin transmembrane helix small protein: MLKAAIVLLLVATLVSLFSGLFFLVKDEGQTSRVLTALFVRVSLTAITVALIAWGFYSGQLQPGFGA; this comes from the coding sequence ATGCTCAAGGCGGCGATTGTTCTGTTATTAGTAGCCACGCTAGTCAGTCTGTTCAGTGGCCTTTTCTTTTTGGTCAAGGACGAGGGCCAAACATCCCGTGTGCTCACCGCCCTCTTCGTCCGCGTCTCCCTCACTGCTATTACGGTCGCCCTGATCGCCTGGGGCTTCTATTCGGGTCAGCTACAACCCGGTTTCGGTGCCTGA
- a CDS encoding heme A synthase produces MAKPGYRLALVATLLAVVVVLLGAYTRLTHAGLGCPDWPGCYGFLSVPMSEDKQSLAAMRFPDAPLEVGKGWNEMVHRYFAGALGLVILGLAVQALRRRAEPGQPVTLPLLLLVVVIAQAAFGMWTVTLQLWPQVVTAHLLGGFTTLSLLFLLTLRLSGRRPASASIPARVRTLALVSLLAVIAQVALGGWVSSNYAAVACTDFPTCHGRWWPAMDFANAFNLTHHDIGPNYLGGMLYGEARTAIHVTHRIGAMLVTLVLLTLGWQLWRNGLTRLAALLLAALALQLGLGISNVLLNLPLAVAVAHNGGGALLLLVTVLINYRLYLSYHDRVAVRDAATARQPDSNTMGGLDLPRA; encoded by the coding sequence ATGGCTAAACCCGGTTACCGCCTCGCCCTTGTCGCCACGCTGCTGGCCGTTGTGGTGGTATTGCTTGGCGCCTATACCCGACTGACGCATGCCGGGCTCGGCTGCCCGGACTGGCCCGGTTGCTATGGTTTTCTCAGTGTGCCGATGAGCGAAGACAAGCAAAGCCTGGCCGCGATGCGCTTTCCCGATGCGCCGCTGGAGGTGGGCAAGGGTTGGAACGAAATGGTGCATCGCTACTTCGCGGGTGCGCTGGGGCTGGTGATCCTCGGGCTCGCGGTGCAGGCGCTGCGCCGTCGCGCCGAGCCGGGACAACCCGTGACGCTTCCGCTTTTGCTGCTGGTGGTCGTCATCGCTCAGGCGGCGTTCGGCATGTGGACCGTCACCCTGCAACTCTGGCCGCAGGTGGTCACCGCGCACCTGTTAGGCGGCTTCACGACCTTGAGCCTGCTGTTCCTGCTGACGCTGCGTTTGTCGGGGCGGCGGCCAGCGAGCGCGTCGATACCGGCCCGGGTCCGGACGCTCGCATTAGTCAGCCTGCTGGCAGTGATTGCGCAGGTGGCGCTGGGCGGCTGGGTCAGCAGTAATTACGCCGCGGTGGCGTGCACCGATTTTCCCACCTGCCACGGGCGCTGGTGGCCAGCGATGGATTTCGCCAACGCATTCAACCTGACTCATCACGACATCGGGCCGAACTACCTGGGCGGCATGCTCTACGGGGAGGCGCGCACGGCCATTCATGTCACCCATCGCATTGGCGCGATGCTCGTGACGCTGGTGTTATTGACCCTGGGCTGGCAGCTCTGGCGCAACGGATTAACGCGACTGGCCGCGCTGCTGCTGGCCGCGTTGGCCCTGCAGCTTGGGCTGGGTATCAGCAACGTGCTGCTCAACCTTCCGCTGGCGGTGGCCGTTGCCCATAACGGCGGTGGAGCATTGCTGCTGCTCGTGACCGTATTGATCAATTACCGCCTCTACCTGAGTTACCACGACAGGGTCGCAGTACGCGACGCCGCGACGGCGAGGCAACCGGATTCGAACACGATGGGCGGGCTCGATCTGCCCCGCGCTTGA
- the cyoE gene encoding heme o synthase, whose product MATLLSERGAQASWRDYLELTKPKVVLLMLITSLVGMFLATRAGVPWTVLVFGNLGIALCAGGAAAVNHVVDRRIDSVMARTHKRPLAEGRVSPVAALLFALLLSIAGMGLLLTFTNALAAWLTLASLVGYAVIYTGFLKRATPQNIVIGGLAGAAPPLLGWVAVTGQVTAEPLLLVLIIFAWTPPHFWALAIHRKDEYAKVNVPMLPVTHGEHYTKVHILLYTVMLLAVSVMPFAIHMSGPLYLAAAVLLGARFLFWAVVLYRNSRPHAAIKTFKFSIWYLFALFIALLVDHYLLLNI is encoded by the coding sequence ATGGCGACTCTACTCAGCGAACGCGGCGCCCAGGCGAGCTGGCGTGACTACCTTGAGCTGACCAAGCCGAAGGTGGTGCTACTGATGCTCATCACCTCGCTGGTGGGTATGTTTCTCGCCACCCGAGCCGGCGTCCCCTGGACCGTGCTGGTGTTCGGCAATCTCGGTATTGCGCTCTGCGCTGGTGGCGCTGCGGCGGTCAATCACGTGGTGGATCGACGCATCGATTCGGTGATGGCGCGTACTCACAAGCGACCGCTGGCGGAGGGCCGTGTGTCACCGGTTGCGGCACTGTTGTTCGCGCTGTTGCTGAGCATCGCCGGCATGGGGCTTCTTCTAACCTTCACCAACGCCCTGGCCGCCTGGCTTACGCTGGCCTCGCTGGTTGGATATGCGGTGATCTACACAGGCTTCCTCAAGCGTGCCACACCGCAGAACATCGTGATCGGCGGGTTGGCAGGCGCTGCACCGCCGCTGCTCGGCTGGGTTGCGGTAACCGGCCAGGTCACCGCCGAGCCGTTGCTGCTGGTGCTGATCATCTTCGCCTGGACGCCGCCGCACTTCTGGGCGTTGGCAATTCACCGCAAGGACGAATACGCGAAGGTCAACGTACCGATGCTCCCGGTGACCCATGGCGAGCACTACACCAAGGTGCACATCCTGCTCTATACCGTGATGCTGCTGGCGGTGAGCGTCATGCCGTTCGCCATTCACATGAGCGGGCCGTTGTACCTGGCGGCGGCGGTGCTGCTGGGCGCACGCTTTCTGTTCTGGGCCGTTGTGCTCTACCGGAACAGCCGCCCTCATGCGGCGATCAAGACGTTCAAGTTCAGCATCTGGTACCTGTTCGCGCTGTTCATCGCGTTGCTGGTTGATCATTATCTGCTGCTGAACATCTAG
- a CDS encoding SCO family protein produces MTRIQKTVFILVALVALVIGLTVYKVLNTEQQLDPAELLDAGIVLLPQGRDVPDLTLTNQNGEAVSMTQLEGKWNLLFFGYTFCPDICPATLAELRQLRGMLPEAAQQRMQPILVSVDPERDTPDQLKKYLDYFGAGFIGLTGPLEQIQALANAVGVPFIPADTSKEDYTVDHGGNLALIGPDGRLRGFIRAPMRTEKLAEQLPSVLALE; encoded by the coding sequence ATGACCCGCATTCAGAAAACCGTCTTCATCCTCGTAGCGCTGGTTGCGCTGGTCATTGGCCTGACGGTTTACAAGGTGCTCAACACCGAGCAGCAACTCGATCCCGCCGAGCTGCTGGACGCCGGTATCGTCCTGCTCCCGCAGGGGCGCGACGTGCCAGACCTGACGTTGACCAACCAGAACGGCGAAGCGGTTTCGATGACGCAACTGGAGGGGAAATGGAACCTGCTGTTCTTCGGCTACACCTTCTGCCCTGACATCTGCCCGGCGACCCTGGCCGAATTACGGCAGCTGCGCGGGATGCTGCCGGAAGCGGCGCAACAGCGGATGCAGCCAATCCTGGTCAGCGTCGACCCCGAGCGTGACACGCCAGACCAGCTGAAGAAATACCTGGATTATTTCGGTGCTGGCTTCATTGGCTTGACCGGCCCACTCGAGCAGATCCAAGCCCTGGCGAACGCAGTCGGGGTGCCGTTTATTCCGGCCGATACCTCTAAGGAGGACTACACCGTTGACCACGGTGGCAACCTCGCGCTGATTGGCCCTGACGGCCGGCTGCGTGGCTTCATTCGTGCGCCCATGCGTACCGAAAAGCTGGCCGAGCAGTTGCCGTCGGTGCTGGCACTGGAATAG
- a CDS encoding MetQ/NlpA family ABC transporter substrate-binding protein yields the protein MKKMLAAIAAVAAFSAQAADELNVAATAVPHAEILEFVKPQLAEQGVDLKVKVFTDYVQPNIQVSEKRLDANFFQHQPYLDEFNKGKGTELVSVAGVHIEPFGAYASKLKSLDELPNGATVVIPNDATNGGRALLLLQKAGVISLKDGAGITATPKDIAANPKNIKIRELEAATLPRVLTQVDLALINTNYALEAKLNPTEDALYIEGSDSPYVNILVARPDNKDSAAMQKLIEALHSDEVKQFINEKYQGAVVPAF from the coding sequence ATGAAAAAAATGCTTGCCGCCATTGCCGCTGTCGCGGCGTTCTCCGCCCAGGCTGCCGATGAGCTGAACGTCGCCGCGACCGCCGTTCCGCACGCCGAGATCCTCGAGTTCGTCAAACCCCAGCTGGCCGAACAGGGCGTTGACCTGAAGGTGAAGGTCTTCACCGACTACGTGCAACCGAACATCCAGGTGTCCGAGAAGCGTCTGGACGCCAACTTCTTCCAGCATCAGCCGTACCTGGATGAATTCAACAAGGGCAAGGGCACCGAGCTGGTCAGCGTCGCGGGCGTACACATCGAACCCTTCGGTGCCTATGCCAGCAAGCTGAAGTCGCTGGACGAGCTGCCTAATGGCGCCACGGTGGTCATCCCCAACGACGCCACCAACGGCGGCCGCGCGCTGCTGCTGTTGCAGAAAGCCGGAGTGATCTCCTTGAAAGACGGCGCGGGCATCACCGCCACGCCGAAGGACATCGCCGCGAACCCGAAGAACATCAAGATCCGTGAGCTGGAAGCCGCGACCCTGCCGCGCGTACTGACGCAGGTCGATCTGGCGCTGATCAACACCAACTATGCGTTGGAAGCCAAGCTCAACCCTACCGAAGACGCCCTGTACATCGAAGGCAGCGACTCGCCGTACGTGAACATTCTGGTCGCCCGTCCGGACAACAAGGACAGCGCCGCCATGCAGAAGCTGATCGAAGCGCTGCACAGCGACGAGGTGAAGCAGTTCATCAACGAGAAGTACCAGGGCGCGGTTGTTCCGGCGTTCTAA
- a CDS encoding methionine ABC transporter permease encodes MEALLANVDWYEIWLATLDTLLMLGGSLLFTILLGLPLGVLLFLTGPRQLFENGPLYAFLSFVVNVLRSLPFIILLIVMIPFTVLITGTSLGVAGAIPPLVVGAAPFFARLVETALREVDRGIIEATQAMGATTRQIIFNALLPEARPGIIAAVTVTAITLVSYTAMAGVVGAGGLGDLAIRFGYQRFQTDVMVVTVVLLLVLVQVLQSVGDKLVTHFSRK; translated from the coding sequence ATGGAAGCCCTATTGGCAAACGTCGACTGGTATGAGATCTGGCTGGCCACGCTGGACACCCTGCTGATGCTCGGCGGTTCGCTGCTGTTCACCATCCTGCTGGGCCTGCCGCTGGGCGTTCTGCTGTTTCTCACCGGGCCACGGCAGCTGTTCGAGAACGGCCCTCTGTACGCCTTTCTCTCGTTCGTGGTGAACGTGCTGCGTTCGCTGCCGTTCATCATCCTGCTGATCGTGATGATTCCCTTCACGGTACTGATCACCGGCACCTCGCTGGGCGTGGCGGGTGCTATTCCGCCGCTGGTGGTGGGTGCGGCGCCGTTCTTCGCGCGACTGGTGGAAACCGCGCTGCGCGAGGTCGACCGCGGCATCATCGAGGCGACTCAGGCGATGGGTGCGACCACCCGGCAGATCATCTTCAACGCATTGCTGCCCGAGGCGCGCCCGGGCATCATCGCTGCAGTTACCGTCACCGCCATTACGCTGGTCTCCTACACCGCCATGGCGGGCGTTGTGGGAGCCGGCGGCCTTGGCGATCTGGCCATCCGTTTCGGCTATCAGCGTTTCCAGACCGATGTCATGGTGGTCACGGTCGTCCTGTTGCTGGTGCTGGTGCAGGTACTGCAAAGCGTTGGCGACAAGCTGGTTACGCATTTTTCCCGTAAATAA
- a CDS encoding methionine ABC transporter ATP-binding protein, which produces MIEFQQVHKTYRVTGRGTAREVPALKPTELTVGAGEVFGLIGHSGAGKSTLLRLINRLEEPSGGRILVNGEDVTALDANGLRRFRQRVGMIFQHFNLLMSKTVADNVAMPLRLAGNHSRSEIDSRVAALLERVGLKDQARKYPAQLSGGQKQRVGIARALATEPDILLCDEATSALDPQTTASVLQLLAEINRELNLTIVLITHEMDVIRRVCDRVAVMDAGAIVEQGLVTDVFLHPKHPTTQRFVLEDEAVDEGEQRDDFAHVPGRILRLTFQGESTYKPLLGTVARETGVDFSILSGRIDRIKDTPYGQLTLALVGGDMAAALARLDAADVHVEVLR; this is translated from the coding sequence GTGATTGAATTTCAGCAAGTCCACAAAACCTATCGGGTTACCGGCCGGGGCACTGCTCGTGAAGTGCCCGCACTCAAGCCGACCGAACTGACCGTCGGTGCCGGCGAAGTGTTTGGCCTGATCGGTCATTCCGGCGCCGGCAAGAGCACCCTGCTGCGCCTGATCAACCGCCTGGAAGAACCCTCCGGCGGACGCATCCTGGTCAACGGTGAAGACGTCACGGCGCTCGACGCCAACGGCCTGCGCCGCTTCCGTCAGCGGGTCGGGATGATCTTCCAGCACTTCAATCTGCTGATGTCCAAGACCGTGGCCGACAACGTTGCCATGCCACTGCGTCTGGCGGGTAACCACTCACGCAGCGAGATCGACAGCCGGGTCGCCGCGCTGCTCGAACGCGTCGGCCTGAAAGATCAGGCGCGCAAGTACCCGGCGCAATTGTCGGGCGGCCAGAAACAGCGCGTCGGTATCGCCCGCGCGCTGGCGACCGAGCCGGACATCCTGCTCTGCGACGAAGCCACCAGCGCTCTCGATCCGCAGACAACCGCCTCGGTGCTGCAGTTGCTCGCCGAAATCAACCGCGAACTGAACCTGACCATCGTGCTGATCACTCACGAAATGGACGTGATCCGCCGCGTCTGCGATCGCGTCGCGGTAATGGATGCAGGAGCCATCGTCGAACAGGGGCTGGTGACCGACGTATTCCTGCATCCGAAGCATCCCACCACCCAGCGCTTCGTGCTGGAAGACGAGGCGGTTGATGAAGGCGAGCAGCGTGATGACTTTGCCCATGTCCCGGGTCGGATCTTGCGCCTTACGTTCCAGGGCGAATCGACCTACAAACCGCTGTTGGGCACCGTCGCGCGGGAAACGGGCGTCGATTTCAGCATCCTGTCGGGCCGCATCGACCGTATCAAGGACACACCTTATGGCCAGCTGACCCTGGCGCTGGTCGGCGGCGACATGGCCGCCGCGCTGGCTCGCCTGGATGCCGCTGACGTACACGTGGAGGTACTGCGCTGA